The proteins below come from a single Beutenbergia cavernae DSM 12333 genomic window:
- a CDS encoding universal stress protein produces MSHEPVVLVGVDGSAPSLHALDWAAAEAVQRRWRLHVVCAYSLPSFTAASLDGGYAALDDGAIRDGARAVLDESVARVAGCGVEVTHALETGDAAGVLIDLSRQAGLAVVGTRGGGGFADRLLGTVSSALPAHAHCPVVVVPHREDDAALLMPPKRMVVGVDGSPSARCALERAVEEAALWEAELTAVVGVPLASGAGMLAWLPAAVDRDQVLADVTEGLNVAVEQATQGTSVTVKRHALDGSGAELLTEFSTAVDLVIVGSRGRGGFAGMLLGSTSQAVLHHAACPVLVVPNRSKDEGIPPARVPWTRR; encoded by the coding sequence ATGAGCCACGAACCGGTCGTGCTCGTCGGCGTCGACGGCTCCGCACCGAGCCTGCATGCCCTGGACTGGGCTGCGGCCGAGGCCGTGCAGCGGCGCTGGCGGCTCCACGTCGTCTGCGCGTACTCGCTGCCGTCGTTCACGGCGGCGTCTCTCGACGGCGGATATGCGGCGCTCGACGACGGCGCCATCCGGGACGGCGCCCGGGCGGTGCTCGACGAGTCGGTGGCCCGGGTCGCCGGCTGCGGCGTCGAGGTCACGCACGCGCTCGAGACGGGTGACGCCGCCGGCGTCCTCATCGACCTGTCCCGGCAGGCGGGCCTCGCCGTGGTCGGCACGCGCGGGGGCGGTGGGTTCGCGGACCGGCTGCTGGGCACCGTGTCGTCGGCCCTGCCGGCGCACGCGCACTGCCCTGTCGTCGTCGTCCCGCACCGCGAGGACGACGCTGCGCTGCTCATGCCGCCCAAGCGGATGGTGGTCGGCGTCGACGGGTCGCCCAGCGCGCGGTGCGCGCTCGAGCGGGCCGTCGAGGAGGCGGCGTTGTGGGAGGCGGAGCTGACCGCTGTCGTCGGGGTCCCCCTCGCGAGCGGCGCCGGCATGCTCGCCTGGCTCCCGGCCGCCGTCGACCGCGACCAGGTGCTCGCCGACGTCACGGAAGGGCTCAACGTCGCCGTCGAGCAGGCCACGCAGGGCACGTCCGTCACCGTCAAGCGGCACGCCCTCGACGGCAGCGGCGCCGAGCTGCTCACGGAGTTCTCGACGGCGGTGGACCTGGTGATCGTGGGATCGCGCGGCCGCGGCGGGTTCGCCGGGATGCTGCTGGGCTCGACGAGCCAGGCGGTGCTGCACCACGCGGCCTGCCCCGTGCTCGTGGTCCCGAACCGGTCCAAGGACGAGGGCATCCCGCCGGCGCGCGTGCCCTGGACGCGTCGCTGA
- a CDS encoding metal-dependent transcriptional regulator: MSDLIDTTEMYLKTVYELLEEGIVPLRARIAERLGHSGPTVSQTVARMERDGLVVVSGDRHLELTDEGMAKATHVMRKHRLAERLLTDVIGLDWAHVHEEACRWEHVMSQQVEERLVGLLDHPHFDPYGNPIPGLDELGERGSESFLAGVRPVLDVAGDDAREVVVKRIGEPLQVDVELLARFDESGVRPGARVTVQRDTSTLTVRAAGSDLVLDLPVELAKHVFVADGAAAASTP, from the coding sequence GTGAGTGACCTCATCGACACCACTGAGATGTACCTGAAGACCGTGTACGAGCTCCTCGAGGAGGGCATCGTCCCGCTCCGCGCCCGGATCGCGGAGCGGCTCGGGCACTCGGGGCCCACGGTCTCGCAGACGGTCGCCCGGATGGAGCGGGACGGCCTCGTCGTCGTGAGCGGCGACCGCCACCTCGAGCTCACCGACGAGGGCATGGCGAAGGCCACTCACGTGATGCGCAAGCACCGCCTCGCGGAGCGGCTGCTCACCGACGTCATCGGCCTCGACTGGGCGCACGTCCACGAGGAGGCGTGCCGGTGGGAGCACGTGATGAGCCAGCAGGTCGAGGAGCGGCTGGTCGGGCTGCTCGACCACCCGCACTTCGACCCGTACGGCAACCCGATCCCCGGGCTCGACGAGCTGGGCGAGCGCGGGTCGGAGTCGTTCCTCGCCGGGGTGCGTCCGGTGCTGGACGTCGCCGGCGACGACGCGCGCGAGGTGGTCGTCAAGCGGATCGGGGAGCCGTTGCAGGTGGACGTCGAGCTGCTCGCCCGGTTCGACGAGAGCGGCGTGCGCCCCGGCGCGCGGGTCACCGTGCAGCGGGACACGTCCACGTTGACGGTGCGGGCCGCCGGGTCCGACCTGGTGCTGGACCTGCCGGTCGAGCTCGCCAAGCACGTGTTCGTGGCCGACGGCGCGGCGGCAGCCAGCACTCCGTGA
- a CDS encoding C40 family peptidase — protein MTNSSTGARHRAARRPSTPLDAFGATITESITGPVGRRTAVAVASSGLILGIAAPSASAAPQETVALPEVNVASLTQDARDALATAPTVSVDAEASFSFAAVEVSSEAPPEPEPEPEPVRTDDTASRGGDRSAEAAPAAPAAPIASATAAAVIEIAYRYIGTPYVHGGAAPGGFDCSGFTSYVFAQVGVSLPRSSSAQRYAGTVVSAAEAQPGDLIWSPGHVGIYLGNGQHIAARNYSTPLSAGPIYMSNPVFIRVL, from the coding sequence GTGACCAACAGTTCGACAGGCGCGCGTCATCGCGCGGCGCGCCGCCCTTCGACTCCGCTCGACGCCTTCGGCGCCACGATCACGGAGTCGATCACCGGCCCCGTCGGACGTCGCACCGCTGTCGCCGTGGCGTCCTCCGGTCTGATCCTCGGTATCGCTGCCCCGTCGGCGAGCGCAGCACCGCAGGAGACCGTCGCTCTTCCCGAGGTGAACGTCGCCTCCCTCACGCAGGACGCTCGCGACGCCCTCGCCACGGCGCCCACCGTCTCCGTCGACGCCGAGGCATCCTTCAGCTTCGCCGCCGTCGAGGTGAGCTCGGAGGCTCCGCCGGAGCCTGAGCCGGAGCCCGAGCCCGTCCGCACCGACGACACCGCGTCCCGCGGCGGCGACCGGTCGGCCGAGGCCGCCCCGGCGGCCCCCGCGGCGCCGATCGCGTCCGCGACGGCGGCTGCGGTCATCGAGATCGCCTACCGGTACATCGGCACGCCGTACGTCCACGGCGGTGCAGCCCCGGGTGGGTTCGACTGCTCGGGCTTCACCTCGTACGTGTTCGCACAGGTGGGTGTCAGCCTGCCGCGCTCGTCCTCGGCGCAGCGTTACGCGGGCACGGTCGTCTCCGCCGCCGAGGCGCAGCCGGGCGACCTCATCTGGTCCCCGGGCCACGTCGGCATCTACCTGGGCAACGGCCAGCACATCGCGGCGCGCAACTACAGCACGCCGCTTTCGGCCGGTCCGATCTACATGTCGAACCCGGTGTTCATCCGCGTTCTGTAG
- a CDS encoding citrate synthase — protein MTEPDPPPQSALPIAPISAIDPDLPSLAYRGHDLATLVGRVGFQDVWALLVDGRTGSALPPAEPFPLPVRTGDARVDVQSALAQLAPVWAFRPMLDLDAARLRQDLARASVMALSFVAQSARGDDLPAVPQREVMLAPTTAERFLVRWRGEADPAHARALDACWVAVAEHGISPSTRAARLMAGTGADAAACLAGAVAATSGPLAAGAAARAFALVTEADRTGDPAGVVAHALTRGPLMGFGHPSYRGRDPRATLLHAECARIGAPLLEAAEAVEAAGTAALAERGVPYTANVMFWAGILLDAAGVAPRMFTAMYSCGRGAGWSAHLLAAHAELLARTGRDGTSGGAPTVG, from the coding sequence ATGACCGAGCCCGACCCACCGCCGCAGTCGGCCCTTCCGATCGCGCCGATCTCCGCGATCGATCCCGACCTGCCGTCCCTCGCCTATCGCGGCCACGACCTCGCGACGCTCGTCGGGCGGGTCGGGTTCCAGGACGTGTGGGCGCTGCTCGTCGACGGCCGGACCGGGAGCGCGCTCCCACCGGCCGAGCCGTTCCCGCTGCCGGTCCGCACGGGCGACGCCCGCGTCGACGTCCAGAGCGCCCTCGCGCAGCTGGCCCCGGTCTGGGCGTTCCGCCCGATGCTCGACCTCGATGCGGCGAGGCTCCGTCAGGACCTCGCCCGGGCCAGCGTCATGGCGCTGTCGTTCGTCGCCCAGTCCGCGCGCGGCGACGACCTTCCCGCGGTCCCGCAGCGCGAGGTCATGCTCGCCCCGACGACGGCGGAGCGGTTCCTCGTGCGCTGGCGCGGCGAGGCCGACCCGGCGCACGCGCGCGCCCTGGACGCCTGCTGGGTGGCCGTCGCGGAGCACGGCATCTCGCCGTCGACGCGTGCGGCCCGGCTCATGGCCGGCACCGGGGCCGACGCCGCAGCGTGCCTCGCAGGGGCCGTGGCGGCGACCAGCGGCCCCCTGGCCGCCGGCGCCGCCGCTCGCGCGTTCGCCCTCGTGACGGAGGCCGACCGCACCGGCGACCCGGCCGGCGTCGTCGCGCACGCACTGACCCGGGGACCCCTCATGGGGTTCGGCCATCCGTCCTACCGCGGGCGCGACCCGCGCGCGACCCTCCTCCACGCGGAGTGCGCGCGGATCGGCGCACCGCTGCTCGAGGCGGCGGAGGCGGTCGAGGCGGCCGGGACCGCGGCGCTGGCCGAGCGCGGCGTGCCGTACACGGCGAACGTCATGTTCTGGGCCGGGATCCTGCTCGACGCCGCCGGGGTCGCCCCCCGCATGTTCACCGCCATGTACAGCTGCGGGCGCGGCGCCGGGTGGTCCGCCCACCTGCTCGCCGCGCACGCCGAGCTCCTGGCTCGCACCGGCCGAGACGGCACCTCCGGCGGGGCGCCGACGGTGGGATGA